Proteins encoded by one window of uncultured Cohaesibacter sp.:
- the pal gene encoding peptidoglycan-associated lipoprotein Pal, with translation MATLAACSSNPDKMANPGLSAAPGTAQDFVVNVGDRVFFDTDSSDLNVSAQSTLDKQAVWLNQYSNYRIAIEGHADERGTREYNIALGARRANSVRNYLVSKGISANRMSTKSYGKERPVAVCNDISCWSQNRRAVTALAN, from the coding sequence ATGGCAACACTTGCAGCCTGTTCTTCCAATCCTGACAAGATGGCCAATCCGGGTCTGTCCGCCGCTCCGGGCACGGCGCAGGATTTCGTGGTCAACGTTGGTGATCGTGTCTTCTTTGATACGGATAGCTCCGATCTGAACGTCTCCGCCCAGTCCACACTGGACAAGCAGGCCGTCTGGCTCAACCAATATTCCAACTATCGCATCGCGATCGAAGGTCATGCCGATGAACGCGGCACACGCGAATATAACATCGCGCTTGGTGCCCGCCGTGCGAACTCGGTTCGCAACTATCTGGTCTCCAAAGGCATTTCTGCCAACCGGATGTCGACCAAATCCTACGGCAAGGAACGCCCGGTTGCTGTTTGTAACGACATTTCGTGCTGGTCCCAGAACCGCCGCGCCGTTACGGCCCTCGCCAACTAG
- the ybgF gene encoding tol-pal system protein YbgF encodes MIRLMIAMLAVAWCGAGAAFASSPASLDGLADRISALEYQAQQQGVPLPPMPIPSESAVQGERIQVAQSASDLAVRVDRLETQMRQYTGQMEELNFRIRQLQEQLQRLQEDNEFRFQDLEKGNGRRNSSSNTQSQPTAPSSQQTFEQLGTPPQPLGTLSENQVPADDLAGNTTIMQQPSDQQFNTPQQPGSGPIDLSAMLGGNVAGPSSPSNPDSQTAPSAQNNSLTGDPATDYDVAYGFILRGDYAPGEAAFRQFVQAYPNDRLTANAHYWIGESRFQQGDYRGAIEVFLDAYSQFPQAQKAPDMLLRTGMSLRQINERDAACATYEELLSKFPNASSGVKQKVRAEIQSAKC; translated from the coding sequence ATGATCAGATTGATGATCGCCATGCTTGCTGTTGCGTGGTGTGGGGCCGGAGCAGCCTTTGCTTCCAGTCCTGCGTCTCTTGACGGGTTGGCGGACCGCATCAGCGCTCTCGAATATCAGGCTCAGCAGCAGGGCGTCCCCTTGCCGCCGATGCCGATCCCGTCCGAGAGTGCCGTTCAGGGAGAACGCATTCAGGTAGCCCAATCCGCTTCAGATCTCGCGGTTCGGGTTGACCGGCTTGAAACCCAGATGCGTCAATATACCGGGCAAATGGAAGAACTGAACTTCCGGATCAGGCAATTGCAGGAACAGCTGCAGCGCTTGCAGGAAGACAATGAGTTCCGTTTCCAGGATCTCGAAAAAGGCAATGGCCGTCGCAACAGCTCGAGCAACACGCAGAGCCAGCCGACAGCGCCATCCTCGCAGCAGACTTTCGAACAGCTGGGCACTCCGCCCCAGCCGCTCGGAACCCTGTCTGAAAATCAGGTGCCAGCCGATGACTTGGCTGGCAACACCACCATTATGCAGCAGCCGTCTGACCAGCAGTTCAATACGCCTCAGCAGCCGGGCTCCGGCCCGATCGATCTGTCGGCCATGCTGGGTGGTAATGTGGCCGGTCCGTCCAGCCCGTCCAATCCAGACAGTCAAACCGCCCCGTCGGCTCAGAACAACTCACTCACCGGTGATCCTGCGACTGACTATGATGTTGCCTATGGCTTTATCCTGCGTGGGGACTATGCACCCGGCGAGGCTGCTTTCCGCCAGTTCGTTCAAGCCTATCCCAATGACCGTCTGACCGCGAATGCCCATTACTGGATTGGTGAAAGCCGCTTCCAGCAGGGCGACTATCGCGGCGCCATCGAGGTCTTTCTCGATGCCTACTCCCAGTTTCCTCAGGCCCAGAAAGCGCCTGACATGTTGCTCAGAACCGGTATGTCGCTGCGCCAGATCAATGAGCGCGACGCTGCCTGTGCAACCTATGAAGAACTGCTTTCCAAGTTTCCCAACGCCTCGTCCGGGGTGAAGCAGAAAGTCCGCGCCGAGATTCAAAGTGCCAAATGCTGA
- the tilS gene encoding tRNA lysidine(34) synthetase TilS, whose protein sequence is MPNAEDLQEALKPLDDDEIDAILAPLRHHNRLLLAVSGGADSLALMILCAEWQTRCDNAPEILVASVDHGLRPDAASECAYVARLAEERGLRHTTLVWNETPTEASLQTQAREARYRLLAEHARQTDCSAIGLAHHLDDQAETLIMRLIRGSGVTGLGAMRAEQPHKDLSLLRPLLAVPKSRLMASLRARDLNWIEDPSNQSKNYLRVRVRGLLPELAKEGCDAHRLAATAHRMQRADDTLSTLAEELFQKLMRKEPGRALSFDPLSYAGCLEELRLRLCRMMLVEVAGAGYPPREERLVSLDAALCSLSGGAYSKRTVGGCCFEWARGRVWVYREPGREAKKALLASNGSTDWQGLYDIMLLQQPAASLSEEIEPARSEVFHIQPLGAEGRLMLRQAGLSFPHERWGEEEKPVALIEALPSLWSDGQPCFVVDWPELVEMTGIGVDVKEKNTKFMA, encoded by the coding sequence GTGCCAAATGCTGAAGACCTCCAAGAGGCTCTGAAGCCTCTTGATGATGACGAGATCGACGCGATCCTTGCTCCCTTGCGTCATCATAACCGCCTGCTGCTGGCGGTCTCTGGGGGAGCCGATTCCCTTGCCCTCATGATTCTCTGTGCCGAATGGCAGACGAGATGCGACAACGCTCCCGAAATTCTGGTGGCAAGTGTCGATCACGGCTTGCGCCCGGACGCTGCGAGCGAGTGCGCGTATGTCGCCCGGCTTGCCGAAGAGCGCGGGCTTCGTCACACCACACTCGTCTGGAATGAGACACCGACAGAGGCCAGCCTTCAGACGCAGGCGCGGGAGGCGCGCTATAGGTTGCTGGCAGAACATGCGCGACAGACTGATTGCTCGGCGATTGGTCTTGCTCACCATCTTGATGATCAGGCCGAAACGCTGATCATGCGTCTGATCCGCGGTAGCGGCGTCACCGGCCTTGGTGCTATGCGAGCCGAACAGCCCCATAAGGATCTTTCCCTGTTGCGCCCCCTGCTTGCTGTGCCGAAGTCACGTCTGATGGCAAGTCTTCGTGCGCGCGATCTCAACTGGATCGAGGATCCCAGCAACCAGAGCAAGAATTACCTGCGGGTTCGGGTTCGTGGACTCTTGCCGGAGCTGGCCAAGGAAGGCTGTGATGCCCATCGGCTCGCAGCGACGGCTCACCGGATGCAACGCGCGGATGACACCCTTTCCACCCTTGCCGAGGAGCTCTTTCAAAAGCTGATGCGCAAGGAGCCGGGGCGAGCGCTTTCGTTTGATCCTTTGAGCTATGCAGGCTGCCTCGAAGAGCTACGCTTGCGGCTGTGTCGGATGATGCTTGTGGAGGTTGCCGGGGCTGGCTATCCGCCCCGTGAAGAGCGGCTGGTGTCGCTCGATGCCGCGCTCTGCTCTCTCTCAGGTGGGGCCTACTCCAAGCGGACGGTTGGTGGTTGTTGCTTTGAATGGGCAAGAGGGCGTGTCTGGGTTTATCGCGAGCCGGGTAGGGAGGCAAAGAAAGCGCTCCTTGCGTCGAATGGGTCAACTGACTGGCAAGGTCTTTATGATATAATGTTATTACAACAGCCGGCTGCCAGTCTTTCAGAGGAGATCGAACCGGCTCGGAGCGAGGTATTTCACATCCAGCCGCTTGGTGCTGAAGGGCGTTTGATGCTGCGGCAAGCCGGGCTCTCGTTCCCCCATGAGCGATGGGGGGAAGAGGAAAAGCCCGTGGCCCTCATCGAGGCCCTGCCATCGCTTTGGTCCGATGGCCAGCCGTGCTTTGTGGTTGATTGGCCCGAACTGGTCGAAATGACCGGGATTGGGGTTGACGTTAAGGAAAAAAACACGAAATTCATGGCTTAG